One Bifidobacterium angulatum DSM 20098 = JCM 7096 DNA window includes the following coding sequences:
- a CDS encoding inositol monophosphatase family protein: MTQENLRELAMKVVEAVKAAGVHALQDQLNSHGTVPTRGEDGRCFVGDVDGRLLRYVSGRLADIEHFDGFWQTRPAESRPWQRYWCVGKLDGAINYLRNMSEWAITVSLFEFNEFGSAQPILGIVHAPALGETYVAVRGGGAVRIRNTQLGEKREKVVPSVTPTLDGAVVSFGMSYMPGESNRALGTVGALADHHPADVKRVGPASLDLCKVADGTYDAYFEPELHEWDVPAISAAAVVVWEAQGALHRWDGGDIHWRQNNDIVCTNGLIDRELKPILIQQQGA; encoded by the coding sequence ATGACACAAGAGAATCTACGAGAACTGGCGATGAAGGTCGTCGAGGCGGTTAAGGCCGCCGGAGTCCATGCGTTGCAGGATCAGTTGAATTCACACGGCACCGTCCCCACGCGAGGTGAGGACGGTCGGTGTTTCGTCGGAGACGTCGACGGGCGTTTGCTGCGGTATGTTTCCGGCAGGCTTGCGGATATCGAGCATTTCGACGGTTTCTGGCAGACGCGCCCGGCGGAGAGCCGTCCGTGGCAGCGCTATTGGTGCGTCGGCAAACTTGACGGCGCGATCAACTACCTGCGCAATATGAGCGAATGGGCCATCACCGTCTCCCTGTTCGAATTCAACGAGTTCGGCTCGGCCCAGCCGATTCTCGGTATCGTCCATGCGCCGGCGTTGGGGGAGACCTATGTGGCGGTGCGTGGCGGTGGCGCGGTGCGCATTCGTAACACCCAACTGGGCGAGAAGCGCGAGAAGGTCGTTCCCTCCGTCACCCCCACACTGGATGGTGCCGTAGTGAGCTTCGGCATGTCCTATATGCCCGGCGAATCGAATCGTGCACTGGGCACGGTGGGCGCGTTGGCCGATCACCATCCCGCCGACGTCAAGCGTGTCGGCCCCGCATCGCTTGATTTGTGCAAGGTTGCCGACGGCACCTATGACGCGTACTTCGAGCCGGAACTTCATGAATGGGACGTGCCGGCCATTTCCGCCGCCGCAGTGGTGGTATGGGAGGCACAGGGGGCGTTGCACCGTTGGGACGGCGGCGACATCCACTGGCGTCAGAACAACGACATCGTATGCACCAACGGCCTGATCGACCGCGAACTCAAGCCCATTCTCATCCAACAGCAAGGAGCGTGA
- a CDS encoding ubiquitin-like protein Pup: MTIMPQQFQQQRQEASRSADEEQTAASVDAQQNEDFDVLDSVLDDIASTLETSAEDYVSSFVQKGGE, encoded by the coding sequence GTGACGATTATGCCTCAGCAATTCCAGCAGCAGCGGCAGGAAGCCAGCCGGTCCGCCGACGAGGAGCAGACGGCGGCAAGCGTCGATGCCCAGCAGAATGAGGATTTCGACGTACTCGATTCCGTGCTGGACGATATCGCCTCGACGTTGGAGACCAGCGCCGAAGACTATGTTTCCAGCTTTGTGCAAAAAGGCGGCGAATAA
- the pafA gene encoding Pup--protein ligase has translation MPQLRDSSTRAMHADTGMRNDFGRIFGIETEYGVSVTGADHAVDAGQVAMTMFQPVVSKARSTNTYLTNGSRLYLDVGSHPEYATAEALDPKDALLQDLAGERIMRHLAGGAQQRLRAGHGDRATIHVFKNNVDSAGHAFGCHENYLVRRFVKLELIEDQLLPFLITRQLYTGAGRFAESGFQITQRADFLDEAVSSATTRARPMINTRDEAHADPESYRRLHVIIGDSNRSQWATWVKLATTHLVLCVIEDAVRRGVPSGFEGLALADAAAANRTVSRFLDDRQACLTVGGGNESNGDESQLTALQIQRRYFDVVEAFVRNHGESIAAGLPQTSPEEVLDAWQWALNALEQGNIAVLADRVDWAMKYRLAQAMRRRDPRISHAGLQRLELEYHDVANGRLYDSLVAHGQLREIVERRRADQAVDRAPQGTRAALRGMFIDAAQRANAQYSCDWTTFTLTSPVRREAVLLDPFSTAPTPDFKALMAALPVDE, from the coding sequence ATGCCTCAGCTGCGTGACAGCAGCACCCGCGCCATGCATGCCGATACGGGAATGCGTAATGATTTCGGCCGTATCTTCGGTATCGAAACCGAATACGGCGTATCCGTCACCGGCGCCGATCATGCCGTGGATGCGGGGCAGGTGGCCATGACGATGTTCCAGCCGGTTGTGTCGAAGGCGCGTTCCACCAACACATATCTGACCAATGGGTCGCGGCTGTATCTGGATGTAGGCTCCCACCCCGAATATGCCACTGCCGAAGCGCTCGATCCCAAGGATGCGTTGCTGCAGGATCTGGCAGGGGAGCGCATTATGCGGCATCTGGCCGGCGGGGCGCAGCAGCGTCTGCGTGCCGGCCATGGTGATCGCGCCACGATCCATGTGTTCAAGAACAACGTCGATTCCGCGGGGCATGCGTTCGGCTGCCATGAGAATTATCTGGTACGCCGATTCGTCAAGCTTGAACTGATCGAGGATCAGCTGTTGCCCTTCCTCATCACCCGGCAGTTGTATACGGGGGCCGGCAGGTTCGCCGAGTCGGGCTTTCAGATCACGCAACGCGCCGATTTCCTTGATGAGGCTGTCTCGTCCGCCACGACGCGTGCACGTCCGATGATCAACACGCGGGATGAGGCGCATGCCGATCCCGAATCCTACCGTCGTCTTCATGTGATTATTGGCGATTCCAATCGTTCCCAGTGGGCAACGTGGGTGAAGCTCGCCACCACGCATCTGGTGCTATGCGTTATCGAGGATGCGGTACGCCGCGGTGTTCCTTCCGGGTTCGAGGGGCTTGCTCTGGCGGATGCCGCGGCGGCGAATCGTACGGTGAGTCGTTTTCTTGACGATCGTCAGGCATGCCTTACGGTAGGCGGTGGCAATGAGTCGAACGGCGATGAATCGCAGCTTACGGCGTTGCAGATTCAGCGGCGGTATTTCGACGTGGTTGAAGCGTTTGTGCGCAATCATGGCGAGAGTATCGCAGCAGGCCTGCCGCAGACATCGCCAGAAGAGGTTCTTGACGCCTGGCAGTGGGCGTTGAACGCATTGGAGCAGGGGAATATCGCCGTGTTGGCGGATCGTGTGGACTGGGCGATGAAATATCGTCTTGCCCAGGCCATGCGTCGCCGTGACCCGCGGATTTCGCATGCCGGCTTGCAACGGCTTGAATTGGAATACCATGATGTGGCCAACGGGCGGTTGTATGATTCGCTTGTCGCCCACGGGCAGCTGCGTGAGATCGTCGAACGGCGGCGTGCCGATCAGGCCGTCGACCGTGCTCCGCAGGGCACCCGCGCCGCGTTGCGTGGAATGTTCATCGACGCCGCGCAACGGGCGAACGCGCAGTATTCCTGTGATTGGACCACGTTCACGCTGACCAGTCCCGTACGGCGCGAAGCGGTGCTGCTTGACCCCTTCAGCACAGCTCCCACGCCGGATTTCAAGGCATTGATGGCCGCATTGCCCGTCGATGAATAG